GCCCACCAAGAACTCGGAGCTCCAGGACCGGTGGGACATGGAGAGCGGCAGCGACGTCCACCAGTACCTCGAGTCGGAGCTGAAAGACTACTACTACCGGGACGACGACAGCCTCATCTGCGCGACGCCGGAGGGAATCGAGCTGGTCGGCGGCACCCCTGACGACGACCGGACGATCACCGTCAGCGAACTCCAGGCGGCGGTCGTGGACGTCGTCGCGGGCCCCGACGAGGAACCCCAGAGCGTCGTCTCCGTGCTCCAGGCCGTCCGCGACACCGGCCGCGACCCCGAGGTGGACGACGTCCGGTCGGCGTTGCGGACCCTGGAGGACCGCGGCGTCGTCGAGCGCGTCCAGAAGACCGTCCCCACTTTCCGGCTGGCCGTCGAGCGCGACCGCCTGACGATCGAGCTGACCGACTGACGACTCCGGCGGTCTCCCCGGCGGCGTCACAGTCCGGGCCGACGCCGCCGTCGCCGCTCCGCCAGCAGTTCCTTGATGCGCGTCCCCGGACCGCCCTCGATGGGCCAGCCCTTCGACCGCCAGACGGGCGGTTCGGGTTCGTACTCGTTGCAGGCCCCACTGCACTCCCCGGGTGTCGGCGTCCGCCCCTTCGCGGCGCAGTACGGGACGACGCCGTCGGACTCCGGCCGCAACTGGAAGTGCCGGCAGTCCGGTTGCATCGTGTCCGCGTAGGCGCGCCAGCCCCGCTCGTAGGCCCGCTCGGCGATCCCCAGGCGCTTGTCCGCCTTCCACTCCGGGTCGGCGTACTCGAACCGCGCCGCGCTGGGGCCGTCCGACGGCCGCTCGAGGATCCTCGTCCCGGGATCGTCGACGGCGAGCGCGCTCGGGTGCCAGCCGACCTCGGCCTCGCCCGCCCCGGCGTCTAACGTCAGCACGCCGGCCTCGACCGGCAGGTCCTCCAGCAGGATCGGTTCGACCCGCTCGCCGGTCGCCGCGGTGGCGACCCACACCTCGTCGGCCAGCGAGAGAGCCACGTCCCGCTCCAGTTGCGGCGCGAGGTCGCGCGCCGCGCTGGCCGTGAGGTCCGGCTTGTTCTCGACGGCGACCACGCGATCGACCCAGTCGGGGTACTCGTACTTCCGGCGGATCTGAATCCGGTTGCCCCGCTTGCGCCGGTCCAGGATACCCCGGTCGGCCGCCTCGTGGACCGCCTCGCGGACGTACCGCCAGGAGTAGCCCGGGTCCGGCAGGGCGTCCCGGTAGTAGGTCCACTCCGCCGGCGCCGACCGGACGACGTGCAGCAGGTCCGAGCCCAGCCGCCGCTCCCCGAACTGCGCACGCCGGCGGAGTCCCTCGGGGTCGCACTCCAGGACGATGGTGTCCCAGCGCCGCCGCTTCGTCCCCAACTGACGAGCGACGACGACCGGGTGCTCGCGGTCGCCCTCCGGCGGCCACTCCCGCTCGGCCCACGCGCAGACCCGCACCTCGAAGGCGAACTCGCTGTCCACGGCTCTGCCCAGGGCAAGGCCCCATGGGAACATAAGTCTCGCTCCCGAGAAGGCAAGACGGCGCGCTCATCCGTCAACGAGGAAGTTTGTTCGACAGTATGGAAACCTTTATTTTCGCAGCATATCGGTAGGCACATTGCATGAACACGAATTCGACGCTAGACGTGAATCAGAAGGCCGGACTCGGGAAGCGCGCTGTCGCACTGATCGTCGACAGCATCCTCATGGGGATCGTCGCGGCCGTCCTCACCATGGCGATCGGTTTCGCGGTTCCCATGGGCGGCGGTCCGGGTAGTAACGGCATGGCCGGCGTCGTGGTCGGTCTGCAGTTGCTTACGCCGCTCATCATGTTCGCCTACTTCATCGTTCTGGAGGCTCTCTACGGCCAGACGCTCGGGAAGATGCTCCTGAGCATCACCGTCGTCGGCGAAGATGGTAGCCCCATCGGCTGGGGCGAATCGATCATCCGCAACCTGCTCCGGATCGTCGACGCGCTGCCGTTCCTCTACATCGTCGGTATCATCGCCGTCGTGCTGACCGACGACGAGCAGCGAGTCGGCGACCTCGCGGCCAGCACGTACGTCGTCGAGAGCTAGAACCCGACGCACGATTTCAGGCCGACGCCCCTACTCCTCTTCGTCCTCGCGCTCGTCGAGGAACTCGTGTGCGTCCTCCAGGATCTCGCGGGGACCGTCCTGCGTGACCGTGTTGATCGCCTGCTCGTAGTCGCGCCACTGCAGGTCGCGGTGTTCGTTCGACAGTTCGGCCGACGCCTCGTATGACTTGGCGACGAACAGGTGGACCGTCTTGTGGATGGTCTTCCCGTTCGCCTCGAAGACGTAGTCGTAGTCTTTGCGAAAGCCGTCCAAGAGCCGGAAGTCGCTGATTCCGGCCTCCTCTTTCACCTCGCGGATGGCGGTCTGTTGCAGCTCCTCGTCGCCTTCGACCCCGCCCTTGGGGAACTCCCAGTCGCCGGGGCGGGACTTGAGCAGCAGGTACTCCCGCCGGCCACGCGTATCGCGAAAGAGGATGGCTCCCGCGCTCGTGGCCTCGATCATTACCACAGGCTACCGGCCGGATACTTAAGAGCATATCGGAGGACCGACGAGACCAAATCGCACACGAGACTCCCGCACGGCGCCGAAGTAACTGCCGTCTACGGCCCGTACGACGGGCTTACCGGTCGGTACGATCGCGTTATCACTCCGAGCGGTCGCGTCTGGCGAGGTCGAAAGCGAGCCCTTTTGAGGGTCGCCCGTTCACCCGACACTGATGCCGTTCGTCACCAAACTCACGCTCGAGAGCGGGGACCGCCGCCGACTCGACGACGTCGTCGACGACATCAAGGACCGGGCGGCGCGCAAGGGCGTGGAACTGAAAGGGCCACATCCCCGTCCGCCGGAGCACCACCGCGTGCCCCAGTCCAAGTCGCTGGCCCCCGACGGCGGCCGGTTCGAGTCCTGGGACTACACCGTCTACACGCGCACCGTCGAGATCGTCGACCACCAGGAGTTCGCCCGCGACGTCACCGAACGGGAGTTCCCCCAGGGCATCCACGTCGAGGCCGAGATCGAACAGCGCAGCCACCTGGGCTCCTAGGTGTACTCGACGGGTCTTCCACTGTTCCTGCGCCGCTCATGGCAACTGTCCACAACAGCCAGAAAGCCTCCGCTCGTCGACTCGGGGGGCTCGCTGCGCGCTTCGTTCCCTACGGTCACTCCAGTGCTTGCTTCGTCCGCCATCGCCGAGCGAGCGGCCCCTTTCAGTCCCACCCACACCGGTGGATCAGCCTGTTGAACGGGACTGAAGGGGCGGTCGAACGCCCGGGGACTTTCTGGTTGTTCTCGGCACCTCCACTGGCGGTCGAACCGTCGAGAGCACCTTCCGCCCCTGGCTCGCCGCGCATATAAGTCCCGCCTGCTCCAGAGACGGGTATGGACGCGGAACGGTACGATCGACTGGTATCGCTGCGGCGGGACCTCCACCGGCATCCCGAACCGGCGTGGCGGGAGTTCTACACGACGGCGCGGCTCGTCGAAGAGTGCGAGCGGATCGGCGTCGACGACGTCGTCCTGGGACCGGACCTGCTCGCGTCCGGCGAGCGGCTCTCGGTGCCCGACGAGGACGACCTCGCGGAGTGGTACGAGCGGGCCCTCGACGCAGGCGCGGACGAGGACGTGCTGGAGCGCCTGGCGGGGGGCTGGACGGGCCTGATGGCGACGCTGGAGCGGGGCGAGGGGCCGACGGTGGCGCTGCGGGTGGACGTCGACGGCCTGCCGCGGGAGGAGTCGACGGGTCCCCACCACTACCCGGCGGCGGAGGGGTTCCGCTCGGAGACGGGCGCGATGCACGCGTGCGGGCACGACGGCCACGCGGCTATCGGCGTCGGCGTCCTGGAGGCGGTCGCCGAGAGCGACTTCGAAGGGACGCTGAAGGTCGTCTTCCAGCCGGCCGAGGAGGTCGTCGGCGGGGCGCGGCCGGTCGCGGAGAGCGGCCACCTCGACGACGTGGACGTCCTGCTCGCGGTTCACCTGGGGCTGGACCACCCCACCGGCGAGGTCGTGGCCGGCATCGAGGAGATTCTCGCCGTCAGTCAGTTTCGGGCGGACTTCGAGGGCGAACCCGCGCACGCGGGCGGCCATCCCGCGCAGGGCCGCAACGCCGTCCAGGCGCTGGCGACGGCGGTCCAGAACCTCTACGCCATCCCGCGCCACGAGGCGGGCGCGACGCGGGTCAACGCCGGCGTCGTCGAGGGCGGTACCGCGACGAACATCGTCCCCGAACACGCCAGCATCGAGGGCGAGGTCCGCGGCGAGACGACCGAGCTGATGGAATACGTGCGCGAGCGTGCGGACGACGTAATCGAGAGCGCGGCCGACATGTACGACTGCGAAGTCGAGGTCGCCCGGACCGGCGAGGCGCCGGGCGGGAAGAACGACGACGCCGTCGTCGACCTGGGCTACGAGGCCGCCGGGCGCGTCAAGGGGGTCGACTCCCGGGTCCGGACGGCGGCGCTGGGCGGCAGCGAGGACGCCACCTACCTCATGCGCCGCGTTCAGGAGACGGGCGGCGAGGCCGCCTACGTCGGCGTCGGCACGGACCACCCCGGCGGCCACCACACGGCCACCTTCGACGTCGACGAGCCCTCCATCGCCGTCGGCGTCGACTGGCTCACCGAGACGCTGCTCGCTGCGGCCGAGGACCGGTAGACAGGGGATATATCGGATTCCCGCCCCAAGTCCACGTATGGACGCCAACGCAGACGCCGCGGGCGGCGCTGACACCGATGCAGACGCAGCGGATGGCGGGGACACCGACGCAGACGCAGCGGACGGCGCCGACGAGGTCCGCGTCTGGCTGGTCGAGCGGACCTACTCGGACGACGAGCAGAACATGATTATCCTCGTGTACGCCACGCCGGACGGCGAGCGGTACTTCCGGAAGGAGCGGGCGCTCACGAGCTTCACCGACGTCCGCGACACCACCGCCGCGCTGGACGTCGATCCGGGCGACCTCGGGGCGGTCGACGACCCCGACCAGCGCGAGCAGTACGCGACCGAGGCCGAGCGGATGGCCGACGTCCACGACCCCGACGAGCCGATCTGATCGCCTCGTCGATCGTGCGTCCGCCTCGTCCAGGGGGAACGCTCATTGTCCGTGGCTCGGTATCGCTTCGCATGAGTGACAGCAGTCAGACGCGCGTCGAGGCCATCATGTCGACGCCGCTCGAGACGATCACGCCCGACGCCACGCTGACCGAGGCGACGACGGCGATGCGCGAGGAGGACATCAGCGCGCTGCTGGTGACGACTGCGCCGCCGTCGATCGTCACCAGCACGGACGTCCTCGACGCCGTCGCCGAGGGCCGCGATCCGGACGACGTGCTGGTCGAGGACGTGATGACGGAGTCGGTCGAGACGGTGCCGCCAGACCTCCGACTGGGCGAGGTCGCGGCGATGATGACGAACTTCGGGATCAACCACCTCCCCGTGGTGGACGACGACTACCTCGGGATGGTCTCGTCGACGGACATCACCGCGCACATGGCCTGACACGGACTGTTGTAGCTGGTTCCGGTTCGACCGTCTCTGTTCGGACGGTCGTACCGGTGCTGACCTACAACAGTCCGTATGGGAGAAACCGGGCGGGTCTGACGGCCGCCCGGGACCGCTCAGTACTTCGGATCGGCGTCGACGACCTCGTAGATCTCGTCCATCAGGTCGTCCCGTCGGGCCTGCCACCGGTCGAACGCGCCGGGGTGGGTGGGGTACTCCTCGTAGAGGGCGAGCAGGCGATCGGCCAGCTGTTTCGTCTGGTAGAGGTCGTAGATGGTACCCCAGTGGCCGAAGCTCTTGATCGCCGTCCTGAGCTTCAGCCCGAGGCTCATGTCAGTCGACCCGGAGTACAGCGCCTCGGCGAGTTGCTCGCCGGGCAGCGCCGCGAGCAGGCCCATCAGGTCGTCGACGTCGTAGGCGGTCGTGAAGATGTTGTAGACGTCCAGCGCGGCGTAGCGCGCGCCGAAGTGGTCCATGACGCGCTCGTTGTACTCCCAGAGCACGGCCTCGTCGTCGACGCGGCCGTCCTCGATGGCCTCGACGGCCTGCTCGGCGGCGTACTGGCCGGCGTAGGCCGCGCCGGCGATGCCGCCTCCGGTGGTCGGATTGACGTGGCCCGCGGCGTCGCCGACGGCCATGAAGCCCGGCGCGACCGCGGAGTCGTAAGGCCGCCGGGTCGGCAGCGCGGCCCCGAGCTTGTCCGTGACCTCCGCGTCCTGAAACTCCGACCGGGCAGAGAGGTCCCGCTTGAGGTCGTCGACCAGCTCCATGGGTTCCTCGGTCATCTGGAAGCCCAGACCGACGTTGATCTCCGTCTCCGTGCGCGGGAAGTACCAGAGGTAGCCCGCCGACCGCTCCGTGGGCTTGAAGACGAGCGCGTCGTCCCACGGGACCGGTTCCTCGGTCTCGACGACCTCCCGGTAGCCCGAGCAGAACTGCGAGTAGGTGACGTTCGTGTCGAAGGTGGCGTCCTCGAAGTCGGCCTTGTCCTGGAGGATCGACAGCGCCCCGGCCGCGTCGATCACGACGTCGGTCTCGTAGGTTACCGGGTCGCCCTTCCGCATCGCCTTCAGGCCGGTCACCGTGCCGTCCTCGTCCTGGAGCACGTTCTGGACGACGGTGTCGTAGTGGAACTCGGCGCCGGCCTCCGTAGCACCGTCGATGATGCGGCGGCCGTACTCCCAGCGGTCGATGACGGCCAGTTCGCCCGGCACCGGGATCTCGAGGACGGTGTCTTCCTGGGGAATCTCGAACCGGCCGTGGTCGACGTCGGTGTTGGTGAACGCGGGTTCGATCTGGGACTTCGGGATGGCATCGGGGAAGTTCGAGGCGCCCTTCAGCGCGTCTCCGCAGGCGATGTGGCCCGCCTCCTGCTCGTCCTTGCGCTCGGCGACGACGACGTCGTAGCCCTCGCGGGCGAGCGTCGCGGCCGCGTAACAGCCCGCCGTCCCGGCCCCGACGACGGCGACGTCCGCCGACACGGTCCGTCCGTCGCCACCGGACCCGTCGGCTGCATCCGTTGTCATGGACGCCAGTGATTTCCCGAGGGAGAAAACTCTTTATTCCCGTCGCCAATATCGCCGCCCTCACTCCCGCTGACAGGCATCTGTGGCAAGAGTTTTGGCGGGCGATTCCGAACCCCGGGACATGACCGAGTACACGGTGGAGTTCGTCGGCACGGGCGAGGAGATCACCGTCGCCGACACCGACACGATCCTGAGCCGCTGCCTCGAGGAGGGCATCGCTCAGGAGTACTCCTGCCGGGTCGGGATGTGTCTGGCCTGTTCGGCGCGGATCGTCGAGGGCGAGGTGACCCAGCCCGCCGCCCGCGGACTGACCGACGAGGAGCGCGAGGAGTACGCGCTGACCTGCATGGCCCGTCCCGCCTCCGACCTGAAGCTGGACCGGGGCGAGTACCCCCCGAGCATCGAGGCCGAGCCCGCGGTAGGCGACGCCGACGGATCGGTGGCGGCCGACGACTGACGTTTCACTCCGTTTTTCAACATCTGCAAGAAACGGTATACGGGGGTTTCGATCCATAACACGCCGTTACGCGGCCCATTAGGAAGCGGATAGTCCACCCCCAGGAAGGACAGGTCATATAAGCTAGCGGCCCCTAGAAGCAACCGAACACCAGCCTCTGCGGTAGGGGACGGCTGCCGAGGTTCGCAACACCAACCATGACCAGCCGCGTATACAGACTCCACTCGACACTCGAACTGCCACTGGAAGACACGTACGACTTCTTCGAGGACGCCGACCTCCCACCGGAGATCGCGGACGTAGAGATCACCCGCCGCAACAACACGCTCATCATCAGCGCCGTCGCGGAAGACGAATCGATCAGCAAGTACACGCCGACCGCCCAGCTCAAGGCCAGCGTCACCGAGAACCGCGTCTACGAGGAGCTGCCCGAAGACGAGGAGCCGCCGGGATTCAACGGCATGAACGGCGGCGGTGGCGGCCCGCAGTGGGGCCAGCTCGAGGAGGAGGAGAAGCCGGACTCCGAACTCGTCGAATACGCCTGCTTCAAGGGCGACCGCGAGACCGTGCTCCAGAACACGGCGCTGCAGTATCCGATGTTTCAGGTCCTCTGCGACGTCGCTCGCAACGCCGAGAAAGGGACCCTTACCGCCATCGCTGCGGTCGACGACGACCTCGAGGCCGTCCGAATCGTCGACGGGGAGGACAAGCCCGCGCAGATCAACGTCGTTGAAGAGCCCCGAGAGGACGAGGACGAGGACACGGTCAACTGGCGGGACAACGAGTTCATCTCATAGTGGACCCGTAGCGGCCGACTGGCGGTCTCATTCCGACGCGCGTCGAACGGGGAGCCACTGCCGTAGCCTCCGGACCACACTTCGCCGGTGCCGTCCCCGGAACGTCGGCGGAGCTCGCGAGGGCGGACGGGCACGACGCGTCCGCCGACTCTGATACGTCGAATTACATCGTATACAGCCGACCTTACCCGTCGAGCCATCCGGCGACCGCCGCTTCCAGTCGGTCCAGCGACGCCTCGACGCGCAGTTCGTCGGTGTCGATCACCAGGTCCGCCCGGGGCGGGTCGAACTCGGCGGCGACGGACTCGACGCCCCGGTCCGGGACGGGGTCCTGACGTCGACGGTTCCGCGCGAGACACGTCTCCAGGGGCGCCCGGACCCACACCTCGCGGACGTCGTCGAGGCGGTAGAAGCGGTTGCGCCACTCGCGCCGGGCGAAGGTGCCGTCGAGCAGCCAGACGTCGGGCCTCGCGACGTCGTCCTCGACGCCCTCGGCCACGGCCTCGTACAATTGCTCGTACGTCCGCCGCCGGTAGTCGTCCGAGTGCAGGAGCGCGACCGCGCGGCCGCGGTCGGCGAGTCGGTCACGCAGTCCGGTCGCCAGCGTCGTCTTCCCGGACCCCGGGAGGCCGGACAGGATGACGATCACGGGCGGAAGTTGAGCGTGGCGACGCAATTGCGTTGCGCGCCGGGAAGACGACGGGCCGGCAACCGTTCACGCCCCGCCGGTCCCGCCGTCCGCGACGCGCTCGGCGACGGCAAGGGTCACCTCGGCCTCGATCCAGGCGGCCACGACGATCATGAGGGCGGCGACGACGTACAGCAGGCCGGCCTCCTTCAGATCCCGGCGTGTGAAGAGTTCGTCCTCTAGGCCGCGGACGTACCGGACCGTCCGGTGGCCGAACCGGTAGCCGATCGCCGAGACGATCAGCAGCGCGGGGATCTCGACGATTCCGTGCGGTGCGATGAGCGCGACGACGGTCAGCAGGTCCGTCTCGCGGAGGGCGATCTGGACCACCGCGCCGATGAGGACGCCGTTCAGCAGGAGCGCGAAGGCGGTCAGCGCGCCTGCCGACGCGGCCCCCAGCGAGATGACCGTGATGGCGAGCAGGTTGTTGGAGAGGAGCGTCCAGAAGGTTATCCGGTCGGGGAGAAACGCCGACGAACCGGTCCCCTGCTGTAGCCACTCGGCGGGCACCTGCGTCCCGAGCGCGTACCCGAGCACCACCCCGGCCGCGAGCGTCAGGAACGCCGCCAGTGCGTATCCCCGTAGCCACCGCCGCGCGACGGCGCGCGCGGCCCGAGCTCGGTCAGTCATCGTCGGCGGTGACGACGGGCGGCCGCTTAACGGTCGGGGGACCGGGCCTCCGGCGGGTCGACTCTCTGCACCGGTCTGACTGCCTCCGTGTGCCTGTGAACCACCCCCATAGTCGTCCAAAAAGTACTTACAACTAACCTAATTACATGTTATTACCATGTCCGAGTTTCCGGACTACCTCGACGTCGACTACAGCGACGGCGAGGGCGAGGACCCGGCGGATTACCCGACTATCAACCACAAGATCGAGAAGGCCATCGAGGTGACCAAGGAGGGCCTCGAGCAGTACGAGAACCCGGTCGTCATGTGGACCGGCGGCAAGGACTCCACGCTCACGCTCTACTTCGTCAAGGAGGTCGCCGATCGGTTCGACCTGGAGGTTCCTCCGGTCGTCTTCATCGATCACTACCAGCACTTCGACGAGCTCATCGACTTCGTCGAGCACTGGGCCGACGAGTGGGACCTGGAGGTCATCTGGGCCCGCAACGAGGACGTCGGCGAGTACGTCGAGGAGAACGACCTCGAGCCCGGCGACGACATCCCCGTCGACGCACTCTCCGAGCACAACCAGCACCACATTCGGAACATCCTCGAGTACGAGGACGAGGAGTTCCCGTTCCTGCTGGACACCTACGTCGGTAACCACCTGCTGAAGACGGTCGCGCTCAACGACGCGATCGAAGAGCACGACGTCGACGGCATCATCTCCGGCGTCCGCTGGGACGAGCAGGAGGCCCGCGCCGACGAGACGTTCTTCTCGCCGCGCCACGACCCCGACATCTACCCGCCCCACGACCGCGTCCAGACGATCCTCCAGTTCGACGAGCCCGCCGTCTGGGACGCGTTCTGGAACTTCGTCGTCCCGGACACCGTCGAGGAGTTCCCGGACGAGGGCTACGTCCCCGAAACGGACGACGACCTCCCCGGGAGCGTCGAGCAGGAGGACGTCCCCGTCTCGCCGAAGTACTTCGCCGGGTTCCGCTCGCTCGGCAGCGAGGTCAGCACCGACAAGGCCGCCGAGGAGCCCGCATGGCAGCAGGACCTCGAAGGCACGACCGAGCGCGCCGGCCGCGCCCAGGACAAGGAGGACCTCATGGAGCGCCTCCGCGACCTGGGCTACATGTGACTTCCTCCCAACCTACTCGCTCACCGCTGACGCGGTTTGCTCCGTGAGGGTGGGACTTCCTGCTTCCACGACGCGCTTTGCAGACACCGAATCAGTGTCCGTAGGGAGCGCAGTCTCCACAGGCGTTGATTCGGGACAGCCCGTCCCTACTTGTTCGAGGCCGCGAGAAAGGATGTTCCACGATGCATTCGCATCCCTGTCCGCTTCAAACCCACACGACGGACACGAATGCTCGCGCACCCACAGCGGTTTGTCCGTCTCTGTTCCGCACGACGCGCACTCTTTGGTCGTGCCATGAGGGTCCACGGCGGCGAAGTACGTGCCTTCCCGCTCGCACTTGTATTCGAGCATTCTGAGGAACGTCCCCCACGAGGCCCCGGCACGGTTCCGAGAATTACCGGGAAGTTCGACCAATCCCTTCATGTCTGCTTTATTGAATCCGGGGACGGCGGGCAGATAGCGTCGCTGTGAAGGTCGAAGCGAAGCGGAGAGGGGAATGTGCCTCAACTCCTTTCCGCTTCGTTACACAAGCGGCGTCGCTAGCTCAAAAGCGCTGTGCCGCCAGCCCCACGGCGGTGGTGAGCGACCCGGCTGGCAGCGGGTTTGCCGGCTGGAAGCATCTGACGCTGCACTTTCTGCGGGTTCACATGAGTGCGAGCGACGCGGAAATCGTCGACTGGGCCAGTGAGATAGACCGGGTGCGCGGTCTTGTAGTTGGCCCGCTTCGAGTTCCCGGCACCCTCGACGCTGTGGCATCCGGCCGAACGGAGTGCGGCCGGGCTCGTTGGACGAGCGTGCGAGTCCAACGGCGGTCGTTCGAGCGGGTGCCGACCCGCATCTGGCGCCAACTGCTCGACCGGTCAGCAGCCCGCTGCGATCCCGGCGACTCGGCACACTGGCCCCACGATACCCGGGTGGGCCGTCAGGTTGCGCTGCGCAACACCGACAAAATAGAGAGTCTCGCCGGCGACAACGGCTATGACGACCAATCACTGCGGGACGCACCCCGTTCAGACGGCGTCCGGCCAGTGATCAAACATCGGCTGTTCGCCCACTACGACCACGCCCACAACGCACGGTTGGACAGCGATCTTTACGGGCAGCGCTGGCTGGCCGAGAGCGCATTCTCGGCCATCAAACGCCGATACGGCTCCGCTGTCAGACCGGGCGTCTGGTACCGAGCGTTTCGTGAACTCGTGCTTACCGCCGCAGTCTACAACCTCGAGCAAGCAATCAAAGAGTGATCCCTACGCTGTCCGTGGATTCAATAGAGCAGTCACGTCCAAATCCTCGACCGCTACAAGGTCGTACTCGCGGGCGTAGTACGCCGAGAGTTTGTGCAAGAAGTCTCGCCGCTTGCGCCTCAGGTCGGCGTGGCATCGAGCGACCGTCTTGCGCTGTTCCTCCCAATTGTTTGAGCCGTGTTCCTTCCGTGAGAGGTTGCGTTGAGCGCAATCCAACCGCTCGCGTTCGTCGGAAAGGTCCGGCGACCCGACGGCGGTTCCATCGCTGTCGTGGACGTATTTGAGGATTCCCACGTCGATGCCAACTGCGTCAGTCACTTCGTCGGGCTTCTCGGGTGGGTCGTCGGGAGTTTCGATGCCAAAGATGGCGTACCACTTGCCGGTGGGTTCCCGTTTGACTGTGACGGTCTTGATGGTGGCGTCGTCAGGCAGGTCGCGGTGGAAAGTGATGGGAATGTCACCAATCTTCGAGAGCCATAGTCGAGTCCGACCACTCGTGTTTTTGAGCTCGAAGCCGGACTGACTATAGGTGAACGATTGGTACTCACTCGGCGCTTTCCACTGCAACTCCCCGACGCTGTAGCCGTTCTGCTTTCGGCCTTTGAGCGTCGAGAGGTTGTCGTACAACCGCTGGACGACTTTCTGCAACACCTTCGAGTGAACGTCTCGCAGGTCAGTCCACCAGTCTTTCAGGTCCGGTAGGCGTTTCTGCTCGGGGTACGCCGACGTATCGTCGTGTCTGTTGAGGCGGTGGAGGAAATGGTTGTAGACCTGCCTACAGGTATCGACAGTCCACGCTAATCGCTCGCGGAGATCGTCAGTCGGGTTCAATCGATACCTGTAGTTGTAGTTCATCTATTCGTCGTCGGGGTCAGAAGTACGGACGACCTTCACGTCCGCGCCACGCCAGCGTTTCGGGACATAGACGTGAGCGCCGTTGCCGGTGGCTTTCACGTCGCCGTTCACGACTTCATGGCCGTTGATTGTGAACTCATCCATGTACGATGTAGATACATTGTTGAGACTGATAAAAGTGTCTGTTGGCCTGTGGATCTGTCGTTGCAGAGTGTGCGTGAGATGATAACGGGCGTTGTCAGATTCCATCGGAATCTGACTGCCAATCAGAAATCTTCGATTTCTGATGACGTTGTATCCCCGCCCTACTGCGTCCTCAGAACGCTTCACGTTCTGACGTGCGAACGAGAGCTCCGCTCTCGTTAGCTACTCGGTCACTTCGTTCCCTGTGTTGTCGTCCGAAAATCGAAGATTTTCGTGATCACGAGAGAGCTACGCTCTCTCGACCGACTCCTTGAGGACGGGGCATTAGTGCCTGGTTTTCAGGTAAGCCGGCGAACGGCCGTTCTACTCGACGCCCGCTTCTCTTATTCTGCCGCTCTCGAAGACCGCCTCGCAGGCGCTCGTCTGGTCAGACGGTCGGGACCACCGCTGACGTCTTCACTGGCCGCCGAGTCACTGCCGTCGGCGGTCACCGAATCACTGCCGTCGACGGT
This genomic interval from Halomicrobium urmianum contains the following:
- a CDS encoding DUF7110 family protein — encoded protein: MTSRVYRLHSTLELPLEDTYDFFEDADLPPEIADVEITRRNNTLIISAVAEDESISKYTPTAQLKASVTENRVYEELPEDEEPPGFNGMNGGGGGPQWGQLEEEEKPDSELVEYACFKGDRETVLQNTALQYPMFQVLCDVARNAEKGTLTAIAAVDDDLEAVRIVDGEDKPAQINVVEEPREDEDEDTVNWRDNEFIS
- a CDS encoding AAA family ATPase, which translates into the protein MRRHAQLPPVIVILSGLPGSGKTTLATGLRDRLADRGRAVALLHSDDYRRRTYEQLYEAVAEGVEDDVARPDVWLLDGTFARREWRNRFYRLDDVREVWVRAPLETCLARNRRRQDPVPDRGVESVAAEFDPPRADLVIDTDELRVEASLDRLEAAVAGWLDG
- a CDS encoding stage II sporulation protein M, with amino-acid sequence MTDRARAARAVARRWLRGYALAAFLTLAAGVVLGYALGTQVPAEWLQQGTGSSAFLPDRITFWTLLSNNLLAITVISLGAASAGALTAFALLLNGVLIGAVVQIALRETDLLTVVALIAPHGIVEIPALLIVSAIGYRFGHRTVRYVRGLEDELFTRRDLKEAGLLYVVAALMIVVAAWIEAEVTLAVAERVADGGTGGA
- a CDS encoding phosphoadenosine phosphosulfate reductase family protein, coding for MSEFPDYLDVDYSDGEGEDPADYPTINHKIEKAIEVTKEGLEQYENPVVMWTGGKDSTLTLYFVKEVADRFDLEVPPVVFIDHYQHFDELIDFVEHWADEWDLEVIWARNEDVGEYVEENDLEPGDDIPVDALSEHNQHHIRNILEYEDEEFPFLLDTYVGNHLLKTVALNDAIEEHDVDGIISGVRWDEQEARADETFFSPRHDPDIYPPHDRVQTILQFDEPAVWDAFWNFVVPDTVEEFPDEGYVPETDDDLPGSVEQEDVPVSPKYFAGFRSLGSEVSTDKAAEEPAWQQDLEGTTERAGRAQDKEDLMERLRDLGYM
- a CDS encoding DUF2080 family transposase-associated protein — encoded protein: MDEFTINGHEVVNGDVKATGNGAHVYVPKRWRGADVKVVRTSDPDDE